A single Struthio camelus isolate bStrCam1 unplaced genomic scaffold, bStrCam1.hap1 HAP1_SCAFFOLD_251, whole genome shotgun sequence DNA region contains:
- the LOC138064928 gene encoding LOW QUALITY PROTEIN: reticulocalbin-3-like (The sequence of the model RefSeq protein was modified relative to this genomic sequence to represent the inferred CDS: inserted 1 base in 1 codon) has translation MAESLAGARARYGGGGGGDGGLGWREYRRRAYGLDDDFGDTGDPERYRRLVARDERRFRAADGDGDGRLAGDELAAFLHPEDFESMRAVVAAETIEDMDKDGDGYVQVEEYIADMYAAEXGAPEPEWVRTEREQFGRFRDLDGDGRLDEAEVAHWLRPPAADPAAVEAEHLLHHSDIDK, from the exons atgGCCGAGAGCctggccggggcccgggcccgctacggcggcggcggcggcggcgatggcggccTGGGCTGGCGCGAGTACCGGCGGCGGGCCTACGGCCTCG acgaTGACttcggggacacgggggaccccgAGCGCTACCGGCGCCTGGTGGCCCGGGACGAGCGGCGCTTCCGGGCggccgacggcgacggcgacgggcGGCTGGCGGGCGACGAGCTCGCCGCCTTCCTGCACCCCGAGGACTTCGAGAGCATGAGGGCCGTCGTGGCGGcg GAGACCATCGAGGACATGGACAAGGACGGCGACGGTTACGTCCAGGTGGAGGAGTATATCG ccgacATGTacgcggcgg ccggggcgccGGAGCCCGAGTGGGTGCGGACGGAGCGGGAGCAGTTCGGCCGCTTCCGCGACCTGGACGGCGACGGGCGCCTGGACGAGGCCGAAGTCGCCCActggctgcggccgccggccgccgacCCGGCCGCCGTGGAGGCCGAGCACCTGCTGCACCACTCCGACATCGACaag